CCTGCCCGCGACACCCGAAGCCGTGTTCGCCGTGCTGCTCGATCCGAAGGCACTCGCTAAGGTCATTCCCGGCTGTCACGCGCTCGAAGAGACGGCGCCGAACCAGTATCGCGCTGACGTGACCGTCGGCGTCGGCATGATCAAGGCGCGTTTCGAGGCGCGTATCGGCTTGTCGGAGATCGATGCGCCGCGCCGCCTGCGACTCGCCGGCGCGGGAATCTCGCCGCTCGGCAGCGCGCGCGGCAGTGGTCTCGTCGAACTGACGCCGCAAGGCAGCGGCACGCGGCTCACGTACGACTACGAAGCACAGGTGTCAGGCAAGGTTGCGGCGGTCGGCGGCCGGATGCTCGAAGGCGCGGCGAAGGTCGTGCTCAAGCAGTTGTTCGAATCGCTCGGACGGCAGGCGGCGGGCAAGCCCGTGCAAGCGCACGGATCGTGGATCGCAAGACTCCTTGCACGTTTCAGGAGGCACGCATGAAGCCCGCACCGTTCGATTACCTGCGCGCGATGACCGCGCAAGACGCGCTCGACGCGCTCGCGCAATACGGCGAGGACGCCCGCGTGCTGGCGGGCGGCCAATCGCTGATGGCCGTGCTCAATATGCGGCTCGCGCAGCCGAAGGTGCTCGTCGATATCTCGCGCACCGCCGAACTCGATGCCGTGCGCGTGGACCAGCAGGCGCGGCATCTGGTCGTGAACGCAGCGGCGACGCAAGGCAGCGTCGAATGGCGCAGCACGCTCACCGACGAAGCGCCGCTGCTCGCGATGGCGTTCCCGCATATCTCGCACTTTCAGATTCGCAATCGCGGGACCGTGTGCGGATCGATCGCGCATGCGGACCCGAGCGCGGAGTTGCCGCTCGTGCTTGCGGCGCTCGGCGGTGACGTGATGCTGCGCTCGCGAAAAAGGCGCCGCACGCTCGCGGCGCAGGACTTCTTTCAGGGAATGCTGATGACCGCGCGCGAGCCTGACGAACTCGTCGAAGCGGTGCGCTTCCCGCTGCGCAAGGAAGGCGAGCGCTACGCGTTCGCCGAATTTTCCGCGCGGCACGGCGACTTCGCGATCGTCGCGTGCGCGGCCGTGGTCACCGACGAGTCGATCCGCATTGCTGTCGGCGGCGTCGCGGACCGGCCGGTGACGGAGCAATGGCCGCGTCTGCGGGGCGACGACCTGCGCGGCGCACTGAACGATTTGAGCTGGAAACTGAACGCGCAGGACGATGCGCAGATCAGCGCGGCGTATCGCCGGAATCTGGTCCGGCAACTCGGATGGCGCGTGATCGAGGAGGCAAAGTGAGCAAGATGTCGGACACCATCATGCGGCACGGCGAAGTGCGGCGCATCGCGCTGACGCTGAACGGCCGCGAACGAAGCGGCTATTGCGAGCCGCGCGAACTGCTGTCGGACTTCATCCGGCACGAACTGGGCGCGACGGGCACGCACGTCGGCTGCGAACACGGCGTGTGCGGCGCATGTACCGTGCAGGTCGATGGCGTCGCGGCGCGCTCGTGCCTGATGCTCGCGGTGCAGGCCGACGGTCGGCGTATCGATACCGTCGAAGGCCTTGCGCCCGATCAGACGCTCGGCGACCTGCAGCAGGCGTTCCAGCGGCATCACGCGCTGCAATGCGGCTTTTGCACGGCGGGCATTCTGATGTCGTGCGCGGATTATCTGCGGCGCGTGCCCGATCCTTCCGAAGAGCAGGTGCGCGAGATGCTCTCGGGTCATATCTGCCGCTGTACGGGCTACACGCCCATCGTGGCCGCCGTGCTCGACGTAGCGGCGCGCCGCCGGGCCGAGGCAAGCGCGAAGGAGGCCGAACATGCTTGATCTCGGACGCACGTTCCTGCAAAGCGTCGAGCGCAGTCCGAACGCGCTCGCGCTCGTCGATGGCGATGTGCAACTGACCTACGCGCAGTGGCATCGCATGATCCTGAATGTCGCCGATGGCCTGCGCGAACTGGGCCTGGAACACGGCGACCGGCTGCTCGTCGTACTGCAAAACCGCTGGGAAATGGCGACGCTGCATTGGGCCGGACAGTTCGCGGGCATCGTGATCGTGCCGCTCAACTGGCGCGCGAAGCCGGAAGAAGTCGACTACTGCGTGACCGACGCGGGGGTGAAGGCGATCGTCTACGAACCCGTCAGCGCGGATTCCGTCGCGCAGAGCGCCGCCGCGCAAAAAGTGCCGCGCGTCGGACTCGACGATGCGCCCGGCCGCACCACCACCTTCGATGCGCTCATCGTCGAACGAACGCGCAGTGGAGAGGTGACCGACACGACGCACGCCACCGCCGACGATATCTCGCTGATCCTCTATACGTCCGGCACGACGGGCAAAGGCAAGGGCGTGCCGCGCCGGCATCGGCATGAACGCGCGGGCGCGCTCGCGCACGTCGCGCAGAACCTCTACAGGCGTGGCGAACGCACGCTCGGCGTGATGCCGCTCTATCACACGATGGGCGTGCGCTCGTTGCTCGCGATGGCGCTCGTTGATGGCCTGTTCGTCTGCGTGCGGCGCTGGAACGCGAAGCTCGCGCTCGATTGCATTTCGAAGCACGCGCTCACCTGCCTCTATCTCGTGCCGACGCTCTATCACGATCTGCTCGCCGACAGCGCGTTCGCGAGCACGGACACGTCGTCGGTCAGAAAGCTCGGCTTCGCGGGCGCACCGATGAACGACGGCCTGCTCAAGCGCCTCTCGGCCGCGTTCGAGCCGGAGCTCTTCGTCAATCACTACGGCTCGTCCGAGGTCTACACGTTCAGCATCGACCAGGACGCGACGAAGAAACCCGGCAGCGCTGGCCGCGCGGGCATCAATACGCGGCTGCGCGTCGTGAAGCTCGATGCCCTCTCGCCCGATGCGATCGCCGAAGCCGGCGAAGAAGGACAGATCATCGTGGACCTGCTCGGCGACGAAGCCTTCGAAGGCTACTGGAATCGTCCGGACGCGAATGCGAAGTGCCTGCGCGAGGGCTGGTACTTCACCGGAGACACGGGCTATCTAGACCGCGACGGCGATCTGTACGTGACGGGCCGCGTCGACGACATGATCATCAGCGGCGGAGAAAACATCTCACCGGTGGACATCGAATCGGTGCTGTCGCTGCATCCCGCCGTCGATGAAGTCGCGGTCGCGGGCGTCAAGGACGAGCGCTGGGGGCAACGTGTGGTCGCGTTCATCAAGCGCCGCGAGTACGTCGATGCCGACTCGCTCGATGCATGGTGCCGTCAGTCGGACCTCGTCAACTTCAAGCGCCCGCGCGACTATGTGTTCGTCGACGACATTCCGAAGTCGCCGGTCGGCAAGATCCTGCGCCGCAAGCTGCAAGCGGGCGAGTACACGCCCGATTCACACGCCCTGCCCGCGCAACCTACAGCAACCACCAAGGAGTAACCCACAATGATTGATCTCACCCATCGCGGCCAGACGCTGCTGCAAGACCTCGACGGCTTCTCGGTCGAAATCGACGCGCAGCGCGAGCGCGCCGACATCATCCTGCATCGGCCGCCGTTCAACGTCATTTCGATGCACGCACGCGATCAGTTGCGCGCTGTGTTCGAAGCCCTCGACGAGGACGATCGCGTGCGCGTGATCGTCGTGCGCGCGAAGGGCGAGCATTTTTCGAGCGGCGGCGATATCAAGGGCTTTCTGGAAGCATCGCCGGAACACGTGTCGAAGCTCGCCTGGAATATCGCGGCGCCCGCGCGCTGCTCGAAGCCGGTGATTGCGGCCAATCGCGGCTTCTGCTTCGGCGTGGGCTTCGAGCTGTCGCTGGCCTGCGATTTCCGGATCGTCACCGATACGACCTTCTATGCGCTGCCGGAGCAGAAGCTCGGCCAGATTCCCGGCTCGGGCGGCTCGGCGCGTTTGCAGTCGATGGTCGGCATCGGCCGAACGAAGGACATCGTGATGCGCTCGCGCCGCATTCCTGGCGAGCAGGCGTACGAGTGGGGCATCGCGGTCGAATTCGTCGCGGACGCCGAACTCGAAGCGGCGACGGACGCGCTCGTCGACGAACTGCGCGCATTCTCGCCGCTCGCGCAGCGCACCGCGAAGAAGCTCTTGAACGATTCGGAAGACGCGCCCTTGTCGATCGCGATCGAACTCGAAGGCCATTGCTATAGCCGTCTGCGCTCGTCGGACGATTTCCGCGAAGGCGTCGAAGCGTTTCATGGCAAGCGCAAGCCGGTGTTTCGCGGCAGTTGATACCTGACACGCCGCACGGCGGACGAGACAAGAGGAGACAACGCGATGAATCGCTTCGACTACGTGATCGTAGGCGGCGGCTCGGCAGGATGCGTGCTCGCGCATCGGCTGTCGGCCGTGCCGTCGGTGCGCGTCGCGCTGATCGAGGCGGGCGCCGACACGCCGCCGGGCGCGGTGCCCGCGGCGATTCTCGACAGCTATCCGATGCCCGTCTTCTGCGGCGACACGTACATCTGGCCCGATCTGAAAGCGAAAGCCACGCCGCACGCCGCGCCGCGCGTCTACGAGCAGGGCCGCGTGATGGGCGGCGGCTCGAGCATCAACGTACAGTCGGCCAATCGCGGCCTGCCGCGCGACTACGACGAATGGGCCGCCAACGGCGCCGAAGGCTGGTCGTGGCGCGACGTGCTGCCGTACTTTCGCAAGCTCGAACGCGACGTGAACTTTCCCGGCGGCGAATTGCACGGCAGCGACGGACCCGTGCCGATCCGCCGGATCATGCCGAAGGACTGGCCGGCGTTCTGTCATGCATTCGCGCAGGGTTTGCGCGCGAACGGCTTCGCGGAACTTCAGGACCAGAACGGCGAATTCGGCGACGGCTTCTTTCCGGGCGCATTCTCGAACATCGACGACAAGCGCGTGTCGACGGCCATTGCCTATCTCGACGAAGCCACGCGCAAGCGTCCGAATCTCACCATCTATTCGAATCTGCGTGTCGAACGCATCGTGATGGAAGGCGCGACGGCCCGCGGTGTCGTCGCGATCGCGGCGAACGGCGAGCGCGTGGGGTTCGATGCGGGCGAGGTGGTGCTGAGCGCGGGCGCGTTGCAGTCGCCCGCGATGCTGATGCGCGCCGGTATCGGTGATGCGCGCCAACTCGTGGCGATGGGTATTCCGTGCGTGGCTGACCTGCCGGGGGTCGGACGCAATCTGCAGGATCATCCGTCGCTCACGTTCTGTCATTTTCTCGAGCCGCGCTTTCGCATGCCGCTCGCGCGACGCCGCGCGAGCATGATGGCCGCGCGCATGAGTTCGGGCGTCGCGGGCTGCGACGAGTCGGACCTGTATCTGTCGAGCGCGACGCGCGCCGCGTGGCATGCGCTCGGCAACCGGCTCGGCCTCTTTTTCCTCTGGTGCAACCGGCCGTATTCGCGAGGCCGCGTGCAACTGGCATCGCCCGATGCGGCCGTTGCGCCGCGCGTCGATCTGAATCTGCTCGACGACGAACGCGATTTGCAACGGCTCGCCGCCGGCGTGCGGATGCTGGCGCGCGTCGTCGACGCATCCGGTCTTGGCCGCGATTCACGCGACTTCTTCCCGGCCGCGTTCTCACCGCGCGTGAAGGCGCTGAGCAAGGTCGGTGAAGGCAATGCGCTTCTGACTTCGATCCTCGGCGTGCTGCTCGATACGCCCGCGCCGCTGCGGCGTCTGCTGATCGAACGCTTCTTCACGCGCGGCCTGCAGATGACTTCGCTGCTCCGCGACGAGCGCGCGCTCGCCGATTTCATCCGCGCGAACGTGTTCGGCGTGTGGCATGCGAGCGGCACGTGCCGCATGGGCGGCGCGCAGGACCGCGACGCGGTCACCGATACCGAAGGCCGCGTGCGAGGCACGCGCGGGCTGCGCGTCGCGGATGCATCGCTGATGCCGCGACTGCCATCGGCGAATACCAACATACCGACCATCATGATCGCCGAGAAGATCGCCGATGCGATGGTCGCCCAGCGACGGGCGAGCGTGGCATCGCCGTTCGCCGCCGCGCACTGACGATTTTTCAACCTCGACAAGAGCGCGCATCCAACAAAGCGCGCCTGTGACACAAAGGAGACGCAAATGTCTGTAGCAGCGCAAGACGGGGCCACCGTGCTTTCGGTCAATCAGCGCCAGGTGATGGGCGCTGTGATGGCTTCATGCTTCGGCTGGGCCCTCGACCTGTTCGACCTGTTCGTATTGTTGTATGTGGCGCCGGTTGTCGGGCGTCTGTTCTTTCCGTCCGAACATGCGATGCTCTCGCTCGCGGCGGTGTACGCGTCCTTCGCGGTGACGCTGCTGATGCGCCCGCTCGGTTCCGCGCTGTTCGGCTCCTATGCCGACCGTCATGGCCGCAAGGGTGCGATGATCGTCGCGGTCGTCGGCGTCGGGCTTTCGACGGCGGCCTTCGGCGCGCTGCCGACGGTCGCCCAGGTCGGGCTCGTGGCTCCGGTCCTGTTTCTGCTGCTGCGTCTCGTGCAGGGCGTGTTCGTCGGCGGCGTGGTGGCGTCGACGCATACGATCGGCACCGAATCCGTCGCGCCGAAGTATCGCGGCGCGGTATCCGGTCTCATCGGTGGCGGCGGGGCCGGGCTCGGCGCGTTGCTCGCATCGCTCACGTATCTGGCGATGTCCGCGGTCTTTCCAGGCGATGCGTTCGACGCCTGGGGCTGGCGTTGCATGTTCTTCACAGGCATCCTGAGTTCGGTGCTCGGTCTGTTCGTGTTCAACGGTCTGGAAGAATCGCCGCTCTGGAAGAAGCTCGCCGCGGAAAAAGCTGCGAAAGCCGCTGATCAGAAGAAGATCGTCAACGCCGATAACGCGCGCTCGCCGATCCGCACGCTGTTCTCGCGGGAATATCGCGGCGTGCTGTTCGTCAATCTGCTGCTGACTATCGGCGGCGGCAGCGGCTACTACCTCACATCAGGCTATCTGCCGACCTTCCTGAAAGTCGTGAGTCATGCGCCGAACGGCGCCGCCGCCGCGATCCTGATGATCTGCAGCGTGGCCGTGGTGATCGCTTCGGTCGCGGCAGGGCACGTCAGTACGTTCATCGGACGCAAGGGCGCGTTTATCTGGATCGGCATCATCCGGCTCATCGCGATGCCAGCGCTGTTCCTGCTGCTGCCGACGGCGCAAAGCATCACGATGGTCGGCGTCTACGCGGTGCTGCTTTCCGCGCTCGGCAGCGCCGGCTATGCGCCCGTGCTGATCTTCCTGAACGAACGCTTCCCGACCGCGATCCGCGCGACCGGCACGGGTCTGTCGTGGAACATCGGCTTCGCGATCGGCGGAATGATGCCGACCTTCGTTTCCCTCGTCGCGAAGGACGCGGGCCAGTTGCCGTCGACGCTCGCGATCTTCGTCGGTGCGATCAGCGTGATCTTTCTCGTGGGCGCGTTCGTGGTGCCCGAGACGCTCGGCAAGCTCGAAGGCGGTTCCGCGCGCAGTCGATCCTGAGTCATTGGACGTGACGGCGCACGCCAACGGGCGCACGCCTTTCACTATAGCCGGAGACATCGATGAAATACGAAGAAGACGTTCGTGCGCGTTCCTACAAGTTCCGTGACGAGTATGTCAATACCACGCCATGGTGGTATCGCGGCGAAATGCACCTCGGCTTCACATTGCTCTTCACCGGCGGCGTGATCGTGTATTGCCTGATGCAGCTTCATGCACCGACGCTTGCCGAATGGCTGGCGGTCATTCCGCTCTTTCTGTTCGGCAACTGGGCGGAATGGGCGGCGCACCGCTACGTGCTGCATCGTCCGACGAAGTATTTCAGCATGATCTACAAGCGCCATTGCGCGGTCCATCACCGGTTCTTCACGCATGTGACGCTTGAATACAAAGGGCACCGTCACTGGCGCGCGCTGCTGTTTCCGCCTTTTGCGCCGGTTGCGTTCGTGCTGGCGGCCGTGCCGTTCGCGCTCGTGATTGGGTTCGTATTCTCCCGCAACGCAGGTTGCATCGCGCTGCTCACGATGGCGGTGTACTTTCTGATGTACGAGGGCCTGCATACGCTTTCACACGTCACCGACAGCCCGTTGCTCGACCGCGTTCCGCTCGTCAACACAGTGCGGCGCCTGCACGCCACACACCACGATCCCGAAGTGATGGCGACACAGAACTTCAACCTCACGTTCCCGATCTGCGACACGCTGTTCGGCACGCGCAGCGACGTTCCGAGCCGTGCGCGCGAACCGTTGGAACGCGGCCGCTAAGGCGCCTGTTTCCCCAAAACACCCGTCGTCACGCGCTTTATCTCATCAGTGATAATCGTGATGAGCGCCTGGGCGGCCGGTCCGATCGGCCGCTTCGGATGCGTGACCTGAATGATGTGGCGCACGATCGGCGGCGACGCTATCGTGCGTGCGCGCAAGCGCCCTTCCTCCACTTTCGCCTGCACGACGACGCGCGGCAGGATGGTCGCGACACCGCTCTGCTCGACGAACTGCACGATGGTGCTGAGCAGATCGATCTCGAACTTCGGCTGGATGACGACGTCAGCCGCCATCAGCGCGGCATCGAGCGCGCCGCGCAGGCCGTTGCGGCGCGTGGGCAACACGAATTCGATGTCCGACTGCTGCGTGAGATCGATCTCGTCGGGCAGCTTTGGGCCGTGCTCCACGCTCGTCACCAGCACCATTTCCTCGACCAGCAACGGCTCTACGTGCAGCGTCAGCCGTCCGCGCGGCTTGTTGATGATGGCGGCATCGAGCCGGCCCGATTCGACAGCGTCGATCAGCTGCGCGCTGAAGCCATCGGCGACGGAGACTTCGACTTGCGGGAAAAGCGCATCGAATCGGGCGAGCGATTCGGGCAATACGCTCTGCGCCTCCGACGACACCATTCCCAGCGACACGCGGCCCGTCACGATGACATCGCGACGGCTCAGGTGCTCGCGTGCGTGATCGATGTCGCGCATGATCGGCGTGTAAAGGCGGTACATCAACCGTGCGGCTTCGGTCGGCGCCATGCCGTGCGGCCCCCGCTCGAAGAGCTTCTGCCGAATCTCCGTTTCGAGCTTGGCGATCTGCATGCTGAGCGCCGGTTGCGCGATGTTGAGCCGCCTGGCGGCGCGCGTGACGGTGCCTTCTTCGAAAAGCGCGATGAAGTACTGGATCTGCTTCAGTTCCATGGGACAGGCGTATACGTGACGGGCCGACGAAGATAGTACCGCGCACCGTCTTTCATGAGGTGGGCGTCGTATGACTAACCCACGGTATCGAGTCGCTGTTCGCAGCCGAGCGTCCCTATGCGTGCGACGATCGCGCAACTG
The nucleotide sequence above comes from Paraburkholderia youngii. Encoded proteins:
- a CDS encoding (2Fe-2S)-binding protein — encoded protein: MSKMSDTIMRHGEVRRIALTLNGRERSGYCEPRELLSDFIRHELGATGTHVGCEHGVCGACTVQVDGVAARSCLMLAVQADGRRIDTVEGLAPDQTLGDLQQAFQRHHALQCGFCTAGILMSCADYLRRVPDPSEEQVREMLSGHICRCTGYTPIVAAVLDVAARRRAEASAKEAEHA
- a CDS encoding sterol desaturase family protein, coding for MKYEEDVRARSYKFRDEYVNTTPWWYRGEMHLGFTLLFTGGVIVYCLMQLHAPTLAEWLAVIPLFLFGNWAEWAAHRYVLHRPTKYFSMIYKRHCAVHHRFFTHVTLEYKGHRHWRALLFPPFAPVAFVLAAVPFALVIGFVFSRNAGCIALLTMAVYFLMYEGLHTLSHVTDSPLLDRVPLVNTVRRLHATHHDPEVMATQNFNLTFPICDTLFGTRSDVPSRAREPLERGR
- a CDS encoding enoyl-CoA hydratase/isomerase family protein, with the protein product MIDLTHRGQTLLQDLDGFSVEIDAQRERADIILHRPPFNVISMHARDQLRAVFEALDEDDRVRVIVVRAKGEHFSSGGDIKGFLEASPEHVSKLAWNIAAPARCSKPVIAANRGFCFGVGFELSLACDFRIVTDTTFYALPEQKLGQIPGSGGSARLQSMVGIGRTKDIVMRSRRIPGEQAYEWGIAVEFVADAELEAATDALVDELRAFSPLAQRTAKKLLNDSEDAPLSIAIELEGHCYSRLRSSDDFREGVEAFHGKRKPVFRGS
- a CDS encoding AMP-binding protein, with the protein product MLDLGRTFLQSVERSPNALALVDGDVQLTYAQWHRMILNVADGLRELGLEHGDRLLVVLQNRWEMATLHWAGQFAGIVIVPLNWRAKPEEVDYCVTDAGVKAIVYEPVSADSVAQSAAAQKVPRVGLDDAPGRTTTFDALIVERTRSGEVTDTTHATADDISLILYTSGTTGKGKGVPRRHRHERAGALAHVAQNLYRRGERTLGVMPLYHTMGVRSLLAMALVDGLFVCVRRWNAKLALDCISKHALTCLYLVPTLYHDLLADSAFASTDTSSVRKLGFAGAPMNDGLLKRLSAAFEPELFVNHYGSSEVYTFSIDQDATKKPGSAGRAGINTRLRVVKLDALSPDAIAEAGEEGQIIVDLLGDEAFEGYWNRPDANAKCLREGWYFTGDTGYLDRDGDLYVTGRVDDMIISGGENISPVDIESVLSLHPAVDEVAVAGVKDERWGQRVVAFIKRREYVDADSLDAWCRQSDLVNFKRPRDYVFVDDIPKSPVGKILRRKLQAGEYTPDSHALPAQPTATTKE
- a CDS encoding GMC family oxidoreductase, producing MNRFDYVIVGGGSAGCVLAHRLSAVPSVRVALIEAGADTPPGAVPAAILDSYPMPVFCGDTYIWPDLKAKATPHAAPRVYEQGRVMGGGSSINVQSANRGLPRDYDEWAANGAEGWSWRDVLPYFRKLERDVNFPGGELHGSDGPVPIRRIMPKDWPAFCHAFAQGLRANGFAELQDQNGEFGDGFFPGAFSNIDDKRVSTAIAYLDEATRKRPNLTIYSNLRVERIVMEGATARGVVAIAANGERVGFDAGEVVLSAGALQSPAMLMRAGIGDARQLVAMGIPCVADLPGVGRNLQDHPSLTFCHFLEPRFRMPLARRRASMMAARMSSGVAGCDESDLYLSSATRAAWHALGNRLGLFFLWCNRPYSRGRVQLASPDAAVAPRVDLNLLDDERDLQRLAAGVRMLARVVDASGLGRDSRDFFPAAFSPRVKALSKVGEGNALLTSILGVLLDTPAPLRRLLIERFFTRGLQMTSLLRDERALADFIRANVFGVWHASGTCRMGGAQDRDAVTDTEGRVRGTRGLRVADASLMPRLPSANTNIPTIMIAEKIADAMVAQRRASVASPFAAAH
- a CDS encoding FAD binding domain-containing protein, whose protein sequence is MKPAPFDYLRAMTAQDALDALAQYGEDARVLAGGQSLMAVLNMRLAQPKVLVDISRTAELDAVRVDQQARHLVVNAAATQGSVEWRSTLTDEAPLLAMAFPHISHFQIRNRGTVCGSIAHADPSAELPLVLAALGGDVMLRSRKRRRTLAAQDFFQGMLMTAREPDELVEAVRFPLRKEGERYAFAEFSARHGDFAIVACAAVVTDESIRIAVGGVADRPVTEQWPRLRGDDLRGALNDLSWKLNAQDDAQISAAYRRNLVRQLGWRVIEEAK
- a CDS encoding LysR family transcriptional regulator, which translates into the protein MELKQIQYFIALFEEGTVTRAARRLNIAQPALSMQIAKLETEIRQKLFERGPHGMAPTEAARLMYRLYTPIMRDIDHAREHLSRRDVIVTGRVSLGMVSSEAQSVLPESLARFDALFPQVEVSVADGFSAQLIDAVESGRLDAAIINKPRGRLTLHVEPLLVEEMVLVTSVEHGPKLPDEIDLTQQSDIEFVLPTRRNGLRGALDAALMAADVVIQPKFEIDLLSTIVQFVEQSGVATILPRVVVQAKVEEGRLRARTIASPPIVRHIIQVTHPKRPIGPAAQALITIITDEIKRVTTGVLGKQAP
- a CDS encoding MFS transporter, with product MSVAAQDGATVLSVNQRQVMGAVMASCFGWALDLFDLFVLLYVAPVVGRLFFPSEHAMLSLAAVYASFAVTLLMRPLGSALFGSYADRHGRKGAMIVAVVGVGLSTAAFGALPTVAQVGLVAPVLFLLLRLVQGVFVGGVVASTHTIGTESVAPKYRGAVSGLIGGGGAGLGALLASLTYLAMSAVFPGDAFDAWGWRCMFFTGILSSVLGLFVFNGLEESPLWKKLAAEKAAKAADQKKIVNADNARSPIRTLFSREYRGVLFVNLLLTIGGGSGYYLTSGYLPTFLKVVSHAPNGAAAAILMICSVAVVIASVAAGHVSTFIGRKGAFIWIGIIRLIAMPALFLLLPTAQSITMVGVYAVLLSALGSAGYAPVLIFLNERFPTAIRATGTGLSWNIGFAIGGMMPTFVSLVAKDAGQLPSTLAIFVGAISVIFLVGAFVVPETLGKLEGGSARSRS